A single window of Rana temporaria chromosome 1, aRanTem1.1, whole genome shotgun sequence DNA harbors:
- the LOC120910902 gene encoding uncharacterized protein LOC120910902: MRDAFKKYNKHLREVRSGSGAPARVPYMYAEDLAFLKPLIEMRETEASWDEQDVLEDQPESHSEAQSVAAVCIDPNEEIPEMQLGSNLWVTNPENESGLAEPMPGPSSAPATIARPAKVARKRTPVSQTDISERLLEMLQQMAGKVDAFLCPATILALNFVPLIKKVLPERYLEMRTTVEHVLQSFTVPSEEATLERPYVTKETTHIHLPMSGQYPDPGNQPYPYVPPSYTSSFQEPSSIYEVQQRQTPYPIPSPIPSIRPQTQMQGMYVPQQHWPQHHGPQHHGPQQHGPQHHGPQQHGPQQHGPQTHGPQTHGPQTHVPQQHGPQPHGESSHASSTDIDETTSASQYYSETPLFTKTYQHL, encoded by the exons ATGCGTgatgccttcaaaaaatacaacaaaCATCTAAGAGAAGTGAGGAGTGGCTCGGGTGCACCAGCTAGAGTACCCTATATGTATGCAGAGGACCTTGCCTTCTTGAAACCACTCATAGAGATGAGAGA gaccgAAGCAAGTTGGGACGAACAGGATGTCTTGGAGGATCAACCAGAGAGCCATTCTGAGGCCCAATCGGTGGCAGCAGTTTGCATTGATCCAAATGAGGAAATACCAGAAATGCAACTTGGGTCAAATCTATGGGTCACAAACCCAGAGAATGAGTCTGGATTGGCTGAGCCTATGCCTGGACCCTCCTCTGCTCCTGCAACCATTGCTCGGCCTGCCAAAGTGGCACGTAAGCGAACGCCAGTATCGCAGACGGACATAAGCGAGCGTCTACTGGAGATGTTACAACAAATGGCTGGAAAGGTGGATGCTTTCTTATGTCCGGCTACAATACTGGCGCTTAATTTTGTACCATTGATCAAAAAAGTTCTACCTGAGAGATATTTAGAAATGCGAACCACAGTAGAACACGTTCTGCAGTCATTTACAGTGCCAAGCGAGGAAGCAACATTGGAAAGGCCATATGTAACAAAAGAAACAACACACATACACTTACCAATGTCAGGCCAGTACCCAGACCCAGGAAACCAACCTTACCCCTATGTTCCTCCATCCTATACTTCCAGCTTTCAGGAGCCATCTTCAATATATGAGGTACAACAGAGGCAAACTCCCTATCCCATCCCATCCCCAATCCCTTCAATTAGGCCACAAACACAAATGCAGGGGATGTATGTGCCACAGCAACATTGGCCACAGCACCATGGGCCACAGCACCATGGGCCACAGCAACATGGGCCACAGCACCATGGGCCACAGCAACATGGGCCACAgcaacatgggcctcagacacatgggcctcagacacatgggcctcagacacatgtgCCACAGCAACATGGGCCACAGCCACATGGCGAGTCTAGCCATGCTTCAAGCACTGACATTGATGAAACTACTTCAGCAAGTCAATACTACTCAGAGACACcattatttaccaaaacatatcaaCATCTCTAA